From the Actinomyces sp. zg-332 genome, the window CGGCTTTCATTTTCTTCAACATTGTCTTTGAGTAAATTTGCTCCTAACCAATGTATCCAGCTAAAACCTGTTACAGGATAAGCATCTTTATCTTCAAGAATAAAAGCAAACGAAACTGTATTCGTTGGAGGATTTTCAATTTTAAAAGGTAGTGAGTATATAGGAATATTGTTTTTATCAAAGTTCTCGCCATTTTTACCAAATTTTTTATCAATTATTCCGTTGATAATTCCAGTACTTGAAATAATCATTTTCAACCTCCTTTTATTTCTTCTTAGTAATACACAATATTTAGATATTCCAAAAGTTATAATTTAGATTATATTCTACAACATTTAATATAAATCAAGGGGGCTGTATAGCCCCCTTGAACATAAAGTTTTCTATCCTTTGACAGAGCCAGACATAAGCCCACCAACAAAGTATTTACCTAATAAGATATAAACAATTAGTGTTGGTAGTGAAGCTAGTAAAGCACCTGACATAGAAGCACCATAGTTACTTAGAATAGAACCATTAGCTAAGTTATTCAATGCCAAGGTTACAGGACCATTTACTGGCGTTGAGAAGAACAAAGCAAATAAGAAGTCATTCCATGCTGATGTAAACTGCCATATTATAACAACCACAAAAGATGGAATAGAGATAGGTAAAACAACTGACCAGTATGTACGTAGCATACCAGCACCGTCTACCCTAGCAGCCTCAATCAATTCATTTGGAACAGATTCATAGTAATTACGGAAAATCAAAGTAGTAATTGGAATACCGTAAACCACGTGAATCAAAATCAAAGTTGGGACACCAGTTGGCAAATTCAAACCTAAAACTAGTTTCATCAATGGCACCATTACTGCCTGATATGGGATAAACATACCGAATAGCAATAAAGTAAATACTAAGTTAGCGTATGGGAAACGCCAACGTGACAAAACGAAACCATTGATTGAACCAAGCATAGATGAAATTAGTGCTGCTGGAATAACCATCTGCAATGTACGTAGTATAGGAGCTGATAGTTGTTTCCATGCGAGTTCCCAGTTATCCAATACCCATGATTCAGGTAAATACCATGCATGTAATGGATTAGCTTCTGCACCGTTTTTGAAAGAAGTAACAATCAAAACATAAACTGGTATAAAAATGAAAATAACAGACAACAGTAATAGTACGTAACGTATTGTACGTCCTATGCTAAATCTTTCTTCAGTTTTTTTCTTAGTTACAGTACTCATGTTACTTCCTTCTCTGACGTGTATCATGAATCAAATATGGAATAACTAATACTGCAACGATTACAAGTAGAATAGATCCAACTGCTGCAGAGTTAGCGTAGTCATAGGTTGTTTTGAATACGTACATATCAATTGCAGGAACTTTAGTCGAGTAAACTGACTGGTTAGCAATCGACATAATCAAGTCAAAAGATTTTAAAGACATGTGGCCAATAATAATTATTGCTGATAGAGCAACAGGTGATAACTGTGGGAATATTATAGATTTATATAGTTGCCACTCTGAAGCACCATCCACACGTGCAGCCTCACGTAACTC encodes:
- a CDS encoding YbhB/YbcL family Raf kinase inhibitor-like protein; the protein is MIISSTGIINGIIDKKFGKNGENFDKNNIPIYSLPFKIENPPTNTVSFAFILEDKDAYPVTGFSWIHWLGANLLKDNVEENESRTSVDFIQGANSWVSVLGGNVSRDEASYYGGMAPPDKAHVYELHVFALDKKLHLENGFYLNELYKAMNNHIIEQASIKGIYEK
- a CDS encoding carbohydrate ABC transporter permease, with amino-acid sequence MSTVTKKKTEERFSIGRTIRYVLLLLSVIFIFIPVYVLIVTSFKNGAEANPLHAWYLPESWVLDNWELAWKQLSAPILRTLQMVIPAALISSMLGSINGFVLSRWRFPYANLVFTLLLFGMFIPYQAVMVPLMKLVLGLNLPTGVPTLILIHVVYGIPITTLIFRNYYESVPNELIEAARVDGAGMLRTYWSVVLPISIPSFVVVIIWQFTSAWNDFLFALFFSTPVNGPVTLALNNLANGSILSNYGASMSGALLASLPTLIVYILLGKYFVGGLMSGSVKG